In bacterium, a single window of DNA contains:
- the rplP gene encoding 50S ribosomal protein L16, whose product MLQPKRLKWRRPHRIYPTGYAWKGNQISFGEYGLQATSGARITARQIEAARIAMTRKIKRGGKIWIRIFPHQVITSKPLETRMGKGKGSPDHYVALVRPGTMMFEMSGVPVDLAKAAMRLAKYKLPCRTQFVVKQ is encoded by the coding sequence ATGCTGCAGCCCAAGCGCCTGAAATGGCGCCGCCCGCACCGGATCTACCCGACCGGCTACGCCTGGAAGGGAAATCAGATCAGCTTCGGGGAATATGGCCTCCAGGCGACCTCGGGCGCCCGGATCACGGCCCGGCAGATCGAAGCCGCCCGTATCGCCATGACCCGCAAGATCAAGCGCGGTGGCAAGATCTGGATCCGGATCTTCCCCCACCAGGTCATCACCTCCAAGCCACTGGAGACTCGCATGGGGAAAGGGAAGGGCTCGCCCGACCACTACGTCGCGCTGGTCCGCCCCGGCACCATGATGTTCGAGATGAGTGGCGTCCCGGTCGACCTGGCCAAAGCCGCCATGCGCCTGGCGAAGTACAAACTGCCCTGCCGCACCCAGTTCGTGGTGAAGCAGTAA
- the rpsQ gene encoding 30S ribosomal protein S17, translating to MGTETGTPVKRVLRGRVKSTKMQKTIVVVVERTKRHRLYEKVLREHKHYMAHDPEETAHEGDFVEIIEHRPLSRHKRWALHKILERAR from the coding sequence ATGGGAACTGAGACCGGTACTCCCGTCAAGCGCGTCCTGCGCGGCCGGGTCAAGAGCACCAAGATGCAGAAGACCATCGTGGTCGTGGTCGAGCGCACCAAGCGCCATCGGCTCTACGAAAAGGTGCTGCGCGAGCATAAGCACTACATGGCCCACGATCCCGAAGAGACCGCCCATGAAGGGGACTTCGTCGAGATCATCGAGCACCGGCCCCTGTCCCGGCACAAGCGCTGGGCCCTCCACAAGATTCTCGAGCGTGCCCGCTAA
- the rplN gene encoding 50S ribosomal protein L14, translated as MIQTESRLKVADNSGAKELLVIQVMGGTRRRYGSIGDIVKAAVKKAIPEGTVKKGDVVRAVIVRTRKEVSRPDGSKIRFDDNAAVIIGKTDENPVGTRVFGPVGRELREKRFMKIVSLSPEVL; from the coding sequence ATGATTCAGACCGAAAGCCGGCTTAAGGTCGCGGATAACTCCGGTGCCAAAGAACTCCTGGTGATCCAGGTGATGGGCGGCACGCGGCGACGCTATGGCTCCATTGGAGACATCGTCAAAGCCGCCGTCAAAAAGGCGATCCCCGAGGGGACCGTGAAAAAAGGTGACGTGGTCCGGGCGGTCATCGTCCGCACCCGCAAAGAAGTCAGCCGTCCGGATGGCAGCAAGATCCGGTTCGATGACAACGCCGCCGTGATCATCGGCAAGACCGATGAGAACCCGGTGGGAACCCGCGTCTTCGGCCCCGTGGGCCGGGAGCTCCGCGAGAAGCGGTTCATGAAGATCGTCTCGCTCTCCCCCGAGGTTCTGTAG
- the rplX gene encoding 50S ribosomal protein L24 has protein sequence MARTMGPTLKALHQMKLHVKTGDTVRILAGKDRDKTGKILTVDRERRRVVVEGVNVHKRFRKGPTRGQGEIVEQPLPVHASNVMLVCPHCGATTRTKAGFEGEKKVRMCRKCEAVV, from the coding sequence ATGGCGCGCACGATGGGGCCGACACTGAAGGCCCTGCATCAGATGAAGCTTCACGTCAAGACCGGCGACACCGTCCGGATCCTGGCGGGGAAGGACCGGGATAAGACCGGCAAAATCCTGACCGTCGACCGGGAGCGTCGGCGCGTGGTCGTGGAGGGCGTCAACGTCCATAAGCGGTTCCGCAAAGGCCCCACCCGGGGCCAGGGCGAGATCGTGGAACAGCCCCTTCCCGTGCATGCGTCCAACGTCATGCTGGTCTGCCCCCATTGCGGCGCGACCACCCGCACCAAGGCGGGCTTCGAGGGCGAGAAAAAGGTCCGTATGTGCCGGAAGTGCGAGGCGGTCGTTTAG
- the rpsZ gene encoding 30S ribosomal protein S14 type Z, with the protein MAKTSVIMRNRPGHKKYAVQYRNRCQLCGRPHGVFRKFKLCRICLRELAHAGQVPGLKKASW; encoded by the coding sequence ATGGCCAAGACCAGCGTCATCATGCGGAACCGCCCGGGACACAAAAAGTACGCCGTGCAGTACCGGAATCGCTGCCAGCTGTGCGGACGGCCCCACGGGGTTTTCCGCAAGTTCAAGCTCTGCCGTATCTGCCTGCGGGAACTGGCCCACGCCGGTCAGGTCCCCGGACTCAAGAAGGCTTCCTGGTAA
- the rpsH gene encoding 30S ribosomal protein S8, with protein sequence MVMTDPIADMITRLRNGARSLKPTVDVPYSKLKWNIAHVMYTDGYINGYDQRYVGDELMIRIYLKYIDPKTPLLSNLTRVSKPGRRKYVKKQELPYVLSGLGSGVISTSRGVMSLTEARKAGLGGEVLFTLY encoded by the coding sequence ATGGTCATGACAGACCCGATCGCGGACATGATCACCCGCCTGCGCAATGGGGCCCGCAGCCTCAAGCCGACGGTGGATGTGCCGTACAGCAAGCTCAAGTGGAACATCGCCCACGTGATGTACACCGATGGCTACATCAACGGCTACGATCAGCGCTACGTGGGCGATGAGCTCATGATCCGCATCTATCTGAAGTACATCGACCCCAAGACCCCGCTGCTGAGTAACCTCACGCGGGTGTCGAAACCGGGCCGTCGTAAGTACGTCAAGAAGCAGGAACTGCCTTACGTCCTGTCGGGCCTGGGCTCCGGTGTGATCTCCACCTCCCGGGGTGTCATGTCCCTCACCGAAGCCCGCAAAGCCGGTCTCGGCGGGGAAGTCCTCTTTACTCTCTACTAG
- the rplF gene encoding 50S ribosomal protein L6: protein MSRIGKQPITIPAGVTVTIDGSSVTTKGPKGDLTLSDILPAVTIRQEENQLLVEDAVESNKGGSAYRGLYRSLLANNVHGVSTGFTRILDFIGVGYRCSVEGNQLKLEVGYSMPKYLTLPPGVKASVEKNTILTLEGPDKQVLGQFAAHIRAFRPPEPYKGKGIKYREETIRRKAGKAGGKGK from the coding sequence ATGTCGCGCATCGGTAAGCAGCCCATCACGATCCCCGCTGGCGTCACCGTCACCATTGACGGGTCGAGCGTCACGACCAAGGGCCCCAAGGGAGACCTCACCCTCTCCGATATCCTGCCTGCGGTGACCATCCGCCAGGAGGAGAATCAGCTCCTGGTCGAGGATGCTGTCGAAAGCAACAAGGGTGGATCCGCCTACCGGGGACTCTATCGGTCTCTCCTGGCGAACAACGTGCATGGAGTCTCCACCGGGTTTACCCGGATCCTGGACTTCATCGGGGTCGGGTATCGCTGCTCCGTCGAGGGCAACCAACTCAAGCTGGAGGTGGGGTACTCGATGCCGAAGTACCTCACCCTCCCTCCCGGCGTCAAAGCCAGCGTTGAGAAAAACACCATCCTGACACTGGAAGGACCTGACAAGCAGGTCCTCGGCCAGTTCGCCGCCCACATCCGGGCCTTCCGGCCACCGGAGCCCTACAAGGGGAAGGGCATTAAGTATCGCGAAGAGACCATCCGCCGGAAGGCCGGGAAGGCTGGTGGCAAGGGCAAATAA
- the rplR gene encoding 50S ribosomal protein L18: MPGRNKTELRQRRHFRLRKKVHGTPERPRLAVFKSNLHFYAQVIDDESGRTLASASTLATALRPTLAHSGNTSAAVAVAQQLAEAAKGAGVSKVVFDHGGFGYRGKIKAFADAARAAGLDF; this comes from the coding sequence ATGCCTGGACGCAACAAAACCGAACTCCGACAGCGCCGCCACTTCCGTCTCCGGAAGAAGGTGCATGGCACCCCGGAACGACCCCGGCTGGCGGTCTTCAAGAGCAACCTGCACTTCTATGCGCAGGTGATCGACGACGAGTCGGGCCGGACCCTGGCAAGCGCGAGTACGCTGGCCACCGCCCTGCGCCCCACCCTCGCCCACAGCGGCAACACGTCCGCCGCAGTCGCGGTCGCCCAGCAGCTCGCTGAAGCCGCTAAGGGTGCCGGGGTCAGCAAAGTCGTCTTCGATCACGGCGGCTTTGGCTACCGTGGCAAGATCAAAGCCTTCGCCGATGCTGCCCGCGCCGCGGGACTCGACTTCTAA
- the rplO gene encoding 50S ribosomal protein L15 translates to MSSTPETGFSLGSLPKDPGTHQERKRLGRGAGSHGRYSTKGANGQKQRSGRGKGPKFNSGAIPLYRRLPKHRGFRRNWVDQYQVINLQDLDKLPEGTPVTPDALVQLGLIRTTKLPVKLLGSGELQRGLKITVHAVSASAKEAIEKVGGSIELAPWHFKGKVIERPGRAA, encoded by the coding sequence ATGAGCAGCACCCCCGAGACCGGATTCTCCCTTGGCAGTCTGCCCAAGGACCCGGGCACACATCAGGAGAGGAAGCGCCTCGGACGGGGCGCGGGGAGCCATGGCCGCTACTCCACCAAGGGCGCGAATGGTCAGAAGCAGCGCTCCGGTCGTGGGAAAGGACCGAAGTTCAACTCCGGTGCGATTCCCCTGTACCGCCGGCTGCCGAAGCATCGGGGCTTCCGCCGCAACTGGGTTGATCAGTATCAGGTCATCAATCTCCAGGACCTGGACAAGCTCCCCGAAGGGACGCCGGTGACCCCGGATGCCCTCGTCCAGCTCGGCCTCATTCGCACCACCAAACTGCCGGTGAAGCTCCTCGGTTCCGGGGAACTGCAGCGCGGTCTGAAAATCACAGTCCACGCAGTCTCGGCTTCGGCGAAAGAAGCCATCGAGAAAGTCGGGGGCTCAATCGAGCTGGCCCCCTGGCATTTCAAGGGGAAAGTCATTGAGCGACCCGGACGGGCAGCCTAA
- the secY gene encoding Protein translocase subunit SecY, giving the protein MSANAPTQKVNYLETYAIAWSIPELRERFLFVLAMFGLYVIGSHIPIPGVNPEAIQNFLGQHGGGALGLLDIFSGGNFARISIFALGIMPYINASIIFNLLVVVFPALEALQKEGESGRRVIAQYTRYATVVLAAIQGFALLMTFRNASPPLLLNDAWYNYVFVILCLIAGTSFLMFLGELITERGIGNGVSLIIFIGIVAALPTYLGSDLISQSTNFDRVKLFGTFLALTAVIVFGITYVHLAERRIQIRYARSQAGGGAGSYMHYLPMKVNMAGVIPIIFSVSLLLFPTTIGSFFPPDSPYYIWSTTFYGSWYYYLLDFLLIVVFTFFYTAVIFNPKDVAENLKKNGGFLPGVRPGKPTADYLARILERLTLIGGIYLAMVSVVPSAFFTNALPNVTSLQSLSGTSILIVVGVAIDTVRELDARITMLKYRTELR; this is encoded by the coding sequence ATGAGTGCCAACGCCCCCACCCAGAAAGTCAACTACCTCGAAACGTACGCCATCGCGTGGAGCATCCCGGAACTCCGGGAACGCTTCCTCTTTGTGCTGGCGATGTTCGGGCTCTACGTCATTGGGAGTCACATCCCGATCCCCGGGGTGAACCCCGAGGCGATCCAGAACTTCCTGGGACAGCACGGTGGTGGAGCCCTCGGGCTCCTCGACATCTTCTCTGGCGGGAACTTCGCCCGCATTTCCATCTTCGCCCTGGGCATCATGCCCTACATCAACGCCAGCATTATCTTCAACCTGCTGGTGGTGGTCTTCCCGGCGCTCGAAGCGCTACAGAAGGAAGGCGAGTCCGGGCGACGCGTAATCGCCCAGTACACGCGGTACGCGACCGTAGTGCTGGCGGCCATCCAGGGCTTCGCGCTCCTCATGACCTTCCGCAACGCCAGCCCGCCGCTGCTGCTGAATGACGCCTGGTACAACTACGTCTTCGTTATCCTCTGTCTCATTGCCGGGACCAGCTTCCTGATGTTCCTCGGCGAGCTGATCACGGAGCGGGGCATTGGCAATGGCGTGTCGCTGATCATCTTCATCGGCATCGTCGCGGCCCTGCCGACGTACCTTGGGTCGGACCTCATCAGCCAGTCGACTAACTTCGACCGGGTCAAGCTCTTCGGGACCTTCCTGGCGCTGACCGCCGTGATTGTCTTCGGCATCACCTACGTCCACCTGGCGGAACGGCGGATCCAGATTCGCTATGCCCGCAGCCAGGCGGGCGGCGGCGCGGGGAGCTACATGCACTATCTCCCCATGAAGGTCAACATGGCCGGGGTGATTCCGATCATCTTCTCAGTCTCCCTGTTGCTCTTCCCGACCACAATCGGCTCCTTCTTTCCACCAGATTCGCCGTACTACATCTGGTCCACGACCTTCTATGGGAGCTGGTATTACTACCTGCTCGACTTTCTCCTGATCGTGGTCTTCACGTTCTTCTACACGGCGGTCATCTTTAACCCGAAGGATGTCGCGGAAAACCTGAAGAAGAACGGCGGATTCCTGCCAGGCGTCCGCCCGGGCAAACCGACCGCTGACTATCTGGCCCGCATCCTGGAGCGCCTGACACTCATTGGTGGCATCTACCTGGCGATGGTCTCCGTGGTTCCAAGTGCGTTCTTCACGAATGCGCTGCCCAACGTGACCTCCCTGCAGTCCCTCTCCGGGACCAGTATCCTGATCGTGGTCGGTGTCGCCATCGATACCGTCCGTGAGCTGGATGCCCGCATCACCATGCTCAAGTACCGCACGGAGTTGCGGTAA
- the adk gene encoding adenylate kinase: MSTPSPAPVPSTAETGGPTRTVFFGPPGAGKGTQANLITARHQLPVMDMGATIRKAIKEGTPAGEKAKEFVERGALVPPEIVIEMALERLSQPEFQGSWILDGFPRSIQQAEALEAWLQEPTHQGRFVVVNFHADPEALVERLSGRLICPQCATVFNLQFNPPAQPDVCTECGHLGLTRRKDDEPDVIRNRLQVYQNETQPLIDFYTQRGVLVTVDAMQEIGLVTAAVETALGWSNGAV; the protein is encoded by the coding sequence ATGTCGACTCCATCGCCAGCCCCCGTCCCTTCCACTGCCGAAACCGGTGGTCCGACCCGGACTGTCTTCTTCGGTCCTCCCGGAGCGGGGAAGGGGACCCAGGCGAACCTGATCACCGCGCGTCACCAGCTCCCGGTCATGGACATGGGCGCGACCATCCGCAAAGCCATTAAAGAGGGCACGCCGGCGGGTGAGAAAGCCAAAGAGTTCGTGGAGCGGGGCGCACTGGTACCGCCGGAGATCGTCATTGAGATGGCTCTGGAGCGGCTGAGCCAGCCCGAGTTCCAGGGATCCTGGATCCTCGATGGCTTCCCCCGGTCGATTCAGCAGGCAGAGGCACTGGAAGCCTGGCTGCAGGAGCCGACGCATCAGGGACGCTTTGTCGTGGTGAACTTCCACGCGGATCCCGAAGCGCTGGTGGAACGACTCTCCGGACGGCTCATCTGCCCGCAGTGCGCCACCGTGTTCAATCTCCAGTTCAATCCGCCTGCCCAACCCGATGTCTGCACCGAGTGCGGCCATCTCGGCCTCACCCGTCGCAAAGACGACGAGCCGGATGTGATTCGCAACCGACTCCAGGTCTACCAGAACGAAACCCAACCCCTGATCGACTTTTACACCCAGCGCGGCGTCCTGGTGACTGTGGACGCCATGCAGGAAATCGGACTCGTGACCGCCGCGGTGGAAACCGCTCTCGGCTGGTCGAACGGAGCGGTCTGA
- the infA gene encoding Translation initiation factor IF-1, whose amino-acid sequence MAKEDAIEIEGKVDEALPNAMFRVTLDNGHKILAYVSGKIRMHFIRILPGDRVKVELSPYDLERGRIVYRYK is encoded by the coding sequence ATGGCTAAAGAAGATGCCATAGAAATCGAAGGCAAGGTCGACGAAGCGCTGCCGAACGCCATGTTCCGGGTGACGCTCGATAACGGCCACAAGATCCTGGCGTATGTTTCGGGCAAGATCCGGATGCACTTTATCCGCATCCTGCCGGGCGACCGGGTGAAAGTGGAGCTGAGCCCCTATGACCTGGAGCGGGGCCGGATTGTGTACCGGTATAAGTAG
- the rpmJ gene encoding 50S ribosomal protein L36 has product MKVRASVKKICSLCKVIKRHGVIRVICKDPNHKQRQG; this is encoded by the coding sequence ATGAAAGTCCGGGCCAGCGTCAAGAAGATCTGCAGCCTCTGCAAGGTCATCAAGCGCCACGGGGTTATCCGGGTCATTTGCAAAGACCCGAATCATAAGCAGCGCCAGGGGTAA
- the rpsM gene encoding 30S ribosomal protein S13, with protein sequence MARISGVDLPRTKQVWIGLQYIYGVGRTRAKRICDAAKVPETMKVQDLSEEQVSSLRTIIDKGIPLADGTREVFRVEGDLKREVTENIKRLIEIGCYRGLRHRRGLPVRGQRTHTNARTRKGPSRPVAGKKKVGKK encoded by the coding sequence ATGGCACGCATCTCGGGGGTGGACCTCCCCCGTACCAAGCAGGTATGGATCGGTCTCCAGTACATCTATGGCGTCGGTCGCACCCGGGCGAAGCGGATCTGTGATGCCGCGAAAGTCCCGGAGACCATGAAGGTGCAGGACCTCTCGGAAGAGCAGGTCTCCTCGCTGCGTACCATCATCGACAAGGGCATTCCCCTCGCCGATGGCACCCGCGAAGTCTTCCGCGTCGAGGGGGACCTCAAGCGCGAAGTCACCGAAAACATCAAGCGGCTGATAGAAATCGGCTGCTACCGCGGACTCCGCCATCGCCGGGGTCTGCCGGTGCGCGGCCAGCGCACCCACACCAACGCCCGCACCCGCAAAGGGCCCTCCCGACCGGTGGCTGGCAAGAAGAAGGTCGGCAAGAAGTAA
- the rpsK gene encoding 30S ribosomal protein S11: MPPRGKAGASGASSKKGGAAKRRVKRNIPRGVATVKSTFNNTIVSISDPEGNVLAWSSGGVQGFKGSKKSTPFAATLSAQSCARKVLDMGMKTVEVYTRGPGSGRESAIRGLMASGLDLTIIRDVTAIPHNGCRPKKRRRV; this comes from the coding sequence ATGCCCCCTCGAGGGAAAGCCGGCGCTTCTGGCGCCAGCAGCAAGAAGGGCGGCGCCGCCAAGCGGCGCGTCAAGCGCAATATTCCCCGTGGTGTTGCCACGGTGAAGTCCACCTTCAATAACACCATCGTGAGCATCAGCGACCCGGAAGGCAATGTCCTGGCGTGGTCGTCGGGCGGGGTCCAGGGGTTCAAGGGGTCCAAAAAGTCGACCCCCTTCGCCGCGACCCTGTCGGCTCAGTCCTGTGCGCGCAAGGTCCTCGATATGGGGATGAAGACGGTGGAGGTTTATACCCGCGGACCGGGCTCGGGCCGCGAGTCAGCGATCCGGGGCCTCATGGCCTCCGGACTCGACCTCACCATCATCCGCGATGTCACCGCCATCCCCCACAACGGTTGCCGCCCCAAGAAGCGGCGCCGGGTCTAG
- the rpsD gene encoding 30S ribosomal protein S4: MGRYLGPVCRFCRREGTKLYLKGNRCFSPKCAMEEGRRPDPPGEKHFGRKSASDYKVQLREKQKAKRIYGISERQFSNYFAKANQKVGVTGELLLQSLERRMDNVVYRMGFATSRSHARQLVRHGHFLVNGKKVDIPSYQLRPGMQVEVREGRSKKGPFQEIRNLSPEEVHYPWLEVDFKNLRGTFREIPRQEDLDQQIQAHLIVEFYSR, from the coding sequence ATGGGACGTTATCTCGGACCGGTCTGCCGGTTCTGTCGCCGCGAGGGCACCAAGCTCTACCTCAAGGGGAATCGCTGTTTTAGCCCCAAGTGCGCCATGGAAGAGGGGCGACGCCCCGATCCTCCTGGCGAGAAGCACTTCGGGCGCAAGTCGGCCTCGGACTACAAAGTGCAGTTGCGCGAGAAGCAGAAAGCCAAGCGCATCTACGGCATCTCCGAGCGCCAGTTCTCCAACTACTTTGCCAAGGCGAACCAGAAGGTTGGGGTCACAGGTGAACTGCTGCTCCAGTCCCTTGAGCGCCGGATGGACAACGTGGTCTATCGCATGGGTTTCGCCACCAGTCGCTCCCATGCTCGTCAGCTGGTACGGCACGGCCACTTCCTGGTGAACGGGAAGAAGGTCGATATCCCCAGTTACCAGTTGCGTCCTGGCATGCAGGTGGAAGTCCGGGAGGGACGCTCCAAGAAGGGGCCGTTCCAGGAAATCCGGAACCTGTCACCGGAAGAGGTCCATTACCCCTGGCTGGAAGTGGACTTCAAGAATCTCCGGGGCACGTTCCGTGAAATCCCCCGGCAGGAGGATCTGGATCAGCAGATTCAGGCGCACCTCATCGTGGAGTTTTACTCCCGCTAA
- the rpoA gene encoding DNA-directed RNA polymerase subunit alpha produces MVETTTKVYRAGELLTRLNIELPHIRTEWSSEDGRQARFIIGPLAPGFGTTLGNALRRVLISSIAGSAVGYLRFEKEPLHEYSAIPGVKEDGIELLMNFKGLQVALQGDAKHAVLRLDVSGVGQAVAGDIQPHPDCVVLNPGAHLATLTSDAAALKVEIGVSRGIGFIAAEDQTPKELNPNWDGEEFPHGVITLDSKFSPIQKVNYTVRHTRVAQHTEFDELALELRTNGALSCEEALTEAANILQAYFSLFSKSQLELADLEVAHRGPSPEEELLGRPIEDLELPVRPYNCLKQIGVKTIGELIECSEAELLKLRNFGEKSLMEIKEKLDPLGLSIRGGRRND; encoded by the coding sequence ATGGTCGAGACCACAACGAAGGTGTACCGGGCCGGCGAACTGCTGACCCGCCTCAACATCGAACTCCCGCATATCCGTACCGAGTGGAGCTCGGAAGATGGGCGGCAGGCCCGCTTCATCATCGGCCCCCTCGCCCCCGGTTTCGGGACCACCCTCGGCAACGCGCTCCGCCGGGTGCTGATTTCCAGCATCGCCGGCAGCGCTGTGGGCTACCTTCGCTTCGAGAAGGAACCCCTTCACGAGTACAGCGCCATTCCGGGTGTGAAAGAAGATGGCATCGAGCTCCTGATGAACTTCAAGGGGCTCCAGGTCGCCCTGCAGGGCGATGCCAAGCATGCAGTCCTGCGCCTCGATGTCTCAGGGGTCGGTCAGGCGGTGGCAGGTGACATCCAGCCGCATCCCGACTGTGTCGTCCTGAATCCCGGAGCGCATCTGGCAACCCTCACCTCCGATGCTGCTGCGCTCAAGGTGGAAATCGGTGTGAGCCGGGGTATCGGCTTCATCGCGGCCGAGGATCAGACGCCGAAGGAACTCAATCCCAACTGGGATGGCGAAGAGTTCCCGCACGGCGTGATCACCCTCGACTCGAAGTTTTCGCCGATCCAGAAGGTGAACTACACCGTCCGGCATACCCGTGTCGCCCAGCACACCGAGTTCGATGAACTGGCGCTGGAGCTCCGGACCAACGGCGCGCTTTCCTGTGAGGAAGCCCTCACCGAGGCTGCAAACATCCTGCAGGCGTACTTCAGCCTCTTCTCCAAGAGCCAGCTGGAACTCGCGGACCTGGAAGTCGCGCATCGGGGACCCTCACCGGAGGAAGAACTCCTGGGACGTCCCATCGAAGACCTGGAACTCCCGGTCCGCCCGTACAACTGCCTCAAGCAGATCGGGGTCAAGACCATCGGGGAACTCATCGAGTGCTCCGAAGCGGAACTCCTCAAGCTCCGCAACTTCGGCGAGAAGTCGCTGATGGAAATCAAAGAGAAGCTGGATCCCCTGGGCCTGAGTATCCGGGGCGGCCGGCGGAACGACTAG
- the rplQ gene encoding 50S ribosomal protein L17, whose protein sequence is MRHRKSHRMLNRPWKSRMALIRTQARQVLQHRHIVTTDAKAKEVQAFLEPLLTKLIAGGQHNLRLVEAEINDRQLLFDVTTNVVPHLAGRPGGYTSIIKMAPRRGDGTPRSLLQINLPQAVTVEETEDAG, encoded by the coding sequence ATGCGACACCGCAAATCGCATCGCATGCTGAATCGCCCTTGGAAGAGCCGGATGGCCCTGATCCGGACCCAGGCGCGACAGGTCCTGCAGCATAGACACATCGTGACCACCGACGCCAAAGCCAAGGAAGTCCAGGCGTTCCTGGAGCCACTCCTGACCAAACTCATCGCCGGCGGACAGCACAACCTCCGCCTGGTGGAAGCCGAAATCAACGACCGCCAGCTCCTCTTCGATGTCACCACCAACGTGGTGCCCCATCTGGCCGGGCGGCCTGGTGGGTACACCTCCATCATCAAGATGGCCCCCCGTCGCGGTGATGGCACTCCCCGCAGTCTGCTGCAGATAAATCTGCCGCAGGCGGTGACGGTGGAGGAGACGGAAGACGCCGGGTAG
- the truA gene encoding tRNA pseudouridine synthase A translates to MRSDAGEGLLFRWRGLLAYNGTPFQGWQRQPAGQPTVQGALEEALSLLCQHPVPTVGASRTDTGVHAFGQTIHATTGCWHPVHWWLPRLHGILPPELRVLDWQEAPWDFHARHQAAGKTYAYDWSWGAAAQLLRTAGSSGLTPWHLKAVPDPDRLEQALRQLRSQDDWTSFTSESAPPRRVLSGLWFAHQPGRARMVIQGPGFHFQQVRRIAHAVAGVATGALAPSAFAALLQRPRWNAQEQPAPPQGLVLVAVHYDAGSLGQLPDTALAGWWPDSRTIEVKAL, encoded by the coding sequence ATGAGGAGCGACGCCGGGGAGGGTCTCCTCTTCCGCTGGCGCGGACTCCTCGCCTATAACGGCACACCCTTTCAGGGCTGGCAACGTCAGCCCGCCGGACAACCGACAGTCCAGGGAGCCCTGGAAGAGGCCTTAAGTCTCCTCTGCCAGCATCCCGTCCCGACTGTAGGTGCCAGTCGTACCGATACGGGGGTCCATGCTTTCGGGCAGACGATCCACGCCACCACCGGATGCTGGCATCCCGTCCACTGGTGGCTCCCCCGGCTCCACGGGATCCTCCCGCCGGAGTTACGGGTGCTCGACTGGCAGGAAGCGCCCTGGGACTTCCACGCGAGGCACCAGGCCGCCGGAAAAACGTACGCGTATGACTGGAGCTGGGGGGCTGCCGCCCAACTCCTCCGGACCGCAGGGAGCAGCGGGCTCACGCCCTGGCACCTGAAAGCGGTCCCGGACCCGGACCGACTGGAGCAGGCGCTGCGCCAGTTACGGTCCCAGGACGACTGGACCAGCTTCACGAGCGAGTCCGCGCCGCCCCGACGGGTCCTCTCGGGTCTCTGGTTTGCTCATCAGCCGGGACGTGCCCGGATGGTGATCCAGGGACCGGGTTTCCACTTCCAGCAGGTCCGCCGGATCGCCCACGCGGTCGCAGGCGTCGCCACTGGAGCCCTCGCACCATCGGCCTTCGCAGCCCTGCTGCAACGGCCCCGATGGAACGCGCAGGAGCAGCCAGCACCGCCGCAGGGTCTGGTGCTGGTGGCAGTACACTACGACGCAGGGTCCCTGGGCCAGCTGCCGGACACCGCACTTGCGGGCTGGTGGCCGGACTCCCGGACCATCGAGGTGAAGGCGCTGTGA